In Leguminivora glycinivorella isolate SPB_JAAS2020 chromosome 19, LegGlyc_1.1, whole genome shotgun sequence, a single genomic region encodes these proteins:
- the LOC125236433 gene encoding uncharacterized protein LOC125236433, protein MSLKNGTKMSQREKFELINSEVRSFYEYCKEAGMTDEEMDLICRPLTNAVRKASIKRWTRVFMFLVMVLAIGYTVSQTETFQWHASAVTRIVMIKMLPFWDWTPLYYNKCVVDRSQPQNLDNLASTADCIACEAVRSIARVSDTNYNEVFNHHLLRGAPVIVTDAHYDWSVSRTELNLTNLISGDERLRDSVPCRVLTNVRIGRQPMDLEEIVSRITNTNIPSWFVHFQNCDIRAVKSFRILAPRPYFLSPHIPPSHFNWLLLSKNYDTHRYKDLELDVGLIIMSQLKGKSWLQLKPRAPCEDDCFTLNFELSEGETLVQGNSLWEFEYLPGKGENVAMITETDWVES, encoded by the exons atgagtCTCAAAAACGGGACAAAAATGTCCCAGCGCGAGAAATTCGAGTTAATTAACTCGGAAGTGCGTTCTTTTTACGAGTACTGTAAAGAAGCGGGTATGACCGACGAAGAAATGGATTTGATTTGCCGGCCGCTGACGAACGCAGTGCGAAAGGCGTCTATCAAAAGATGGACGAGGGTTTTCATGTTTCTGGTGATGGTGTTGGCGATTGGGTATACTGTGAGCCAGACGGAAACATTTCAATGGCACGCGTCGGCCGTGACGCGGATCGTCATGATCAAGATGCTGCCGTTCTGGGACTGGACGCCATTGTACTACAACAAGTGTGTGGTGGATCGCTCGCAGCCGCAAAATCTGGACAACCTGGCGTCTACCGCTGACTGCATCGCCTGCGAAGCTGTCA GATCCATCGCCCGCGTATCCGACACAAACTACAACGAAGTTTTCAACCACCACCTGCTCCGCGGAGCCCCGGTCATCGTCACAGACGCACACTACGACTGGTCCGTGTCCCGAACCGAGCTCAACCTTACCAACCTCATTAGCGGAGACGAACGGCTCAGAGACTCTGTCCCTTGCCGGGTTTTGACCAACGTCAGAATAGGCCGACAACCCATGGACCTAGAGGAAATAGTCTCCAGAATTACCAACACTAACATCCCTAGCTGGTTCGTTCATTTCCAAAACTGCGACATAAGAGCGGTCAAATCTTTTCGCATTCTCGCTCCGCGACCATATTTCCTGTCACCTCACATTCCTCCTTCCCATTTCAATTGGCTTCTTCTCTCAAAGAACTACGATACGCATAGGTACAAGGACTTGGAGCTGGACGTTGGTTTAATAATAATGTCGCAACTTAAAGGCAAGTCTTGGCTGCAATTGAAGCCAAGAGCGCCTTGCGAAGATGACTGTTTCACCCTGAACTTCGAGTTGAGTGAGGGAGAGACTCTAGTTCAAGGGAATTCGCTGTGGGAGTTCGAATATTTGCCCGGGAAAGGGGAGAATGTAGCCATGATCACGGAGACAGACTGGGTCGAGTCGTAA